A genomic region of Pseudoxanthomonas suwonensis contains the following coding sequences:
- a CDS encoding alpha/beta fold hydrolase — MTPREVALPAAWGELAGLRLERPGRPRVIALHGWLDNAASFLPLLPHLPELDLLLLDLPGHGHSAHLPAGAEYGLTTHLHAVLDAADALGWERFALLGHSMGAAIAALVAAAVPPRVERLALVETLGPLAEAVENTASRLQQAVAAARARPTGASSLRVFPDLAVAVRARMQASQIVEANARLLVERGTRAVPGGHVWRSDPRLTRPAATRLTEVQVEALLAAVSCPVRLLYADPAQPYFPDPVRRARLAAVPQAGLTVMPGGHHLHMDKADAVADLFRDFLAG; from the coding sequence ATGACCCCGCGCGAGGTCGCCCTGCCGGCCGCCTGGGGCGAGCTGGCCGGGCTGCGGCTGGAGCGCCCCGGCCGGCCGCGGGTCATCGCGCTGCACGGCTGGCTCGACAATGCGGCCAGCTTCCTGCCGCTGCTGCCGCACCTGCCCGAGCTGGACCTGCTGCTGCTCGACCTGCCCGGCCACGGCCACAGCGCGCACCTGCCGGCCGGCGCCGAATATGGCCTGACCACCCACCTGCACGCGGTGCTGGACGCGGCCGACGCGCTGGGCTGGGAGCGTTTCGCCCTGCTCGGCCACTCCATGGGCGCGGCCATCGCCGCGCTGGTCGCCGCGGCGGTGCCGCCGCGGGTGGAGCGGCTGGCGCTGGTGGAAACCCTCGGCCCGCTCGCCGAGGCGGTCGAGAACACCGCCTCGCGCCTGCAGCAGGCGGTGGCCGCGGCGCGCGCGCGGCCGACCGGAGCGTCCTCGCTGCGTGTGTTCCCCGACCTGGCCGTGGCCGTGCGTGCGCGAATGCAGGCCAGCCAGATCGTCGAGGCCAATGCCCGCCTGCTGGTCGAACGCGGCACCCGCGCCGTGCCCGGCGGCCATGTCTGGCGCAGCGATCCGCGCCTGACCCGACCGGCCGCGACCCGCCTCACCGAGGTGCAGGTGGAGGCGTTGCTGGCGGCGGTGTCCTGCCCGGTGCGGCTGCTCTACGCCGATCCCGCCCAGCCGTACTTCCCCGACCCGGTGCGCCGCGCGCGCCTGGCCGCCGTGCCGCAAGCCGGGCTGACGGTGATGCCGGGCGGCCATCACTTGCACATGGACAAGGCCGACGCCGTGGCGGACCTGTTCCGGGATTTCCTGGCCGGCTGA
- a CDS encoding NAD(P)-dependent oxidoreductase: MALYPLFADLEGREVLVVGGGEVAARKVAALLKAGAQVRLHAHEVPHPELADALAAGRIARLGGDFDPAWLDAVWLVVAATDDTAFNAGLAAEAGRRRRLVNVVDDAALSSFQVPAVVERAPLVVAISSGGAAPMLARRVRERLETLLDPSLGVLAALFGEYRDRIRARLPDLAARRRWFERVLDGRMERAFEGGGAAAVEAAFAQEVARAAEPQAAAGAVALVAVGDAPDLYTLRALRALNEADAIVLVEGVDPALLEPARRDAPRIRADAAAAVRRALELAGDGARVVFLHRLPCDAGARGRLAEACAQAGIACRSVPAAA; this comes from the coding sequence ATGGCGCTGTATCCGCTGTTCGCCGACCTGGAAGGTCGCGAGGTGCTGGTGGTGGGCGGTGGCGAAGTCGCCGCGCGCAAGGTCGCCGCCCTGCTCAAGGCCGGCGCGCAGGTGCGCCTGCATGCCCATGAGGTACCGCATCCGGAGCTCGCCGACGCGCTCGCCGCCGGGCGCATCGCCCGGCTGGGCGGCGATTTCGATCCGGCCTGGCTGGATGCCGTGTGGCTGGTGGTCGCCGCCACCGACGACACCGCGTTCAACGCGGGCCTGGCCGCCGAGGCGGGGCGCCGCCGGCGCCTGGTCAACGTCGTCGACGATGCGGCGCTTTCCAGCTTCCAGGTGCCCGCGGTGGTCGAGCGCGCGCCGCTGGTCGTGGCCATCTCCTCCGGCGGCGCCGCGCCGATGCTGGCCCGCCGCGTCCGCGAGCGCCTGGAGACGCTGCTCGATCCTTCCCTGGGCGTGCTCGCCGCGCTGTTCGGCGAGTACCGCGACCGCATCCGCGCGCGGCTGCCGGACCTGGCGGCGCGCCGGCGCTGGTTCGAGCGCGTGCTCGACGGGCGCATGGAGCGCGCCTTCGAGGGTGGCGGCGCCGCGGCGGTGGAAGCGGCATTCGCACAGGAAGTGGCGCGCGCGGCGGAGCCGCAGGCCGCGGCCGGCGCGGTGGCGCTGGTTGCCGTCGGCGACGCGCCTGACCTGTATACGTTGCGCGCGCTGCGCGCGCTCAACGAGGCCGACGCGATCGTGCTGGTCGAGGGCGTCGATCCGGCGCTGCTGGAGCCGGCCCGCCGCGACGCCCCGCGCATCCGCGCCGACGCCGCGGCGGCCGTGCGGCGCGCACTGGAGCTGGCCGGCGACGGCGCGCGCGTGGTGTTCCTGCACCGCCTTCCCTGCGATGCCGGCGCACGCGGACGCCTCGCCGAAGCCTGCGCGCAGGCCGGAATTGCCTGTCGCAGCGTGCCTGCGGCCGCCTAG
- a CDS encoding dipeptidase, whose translation MKHVVGTLAACLALACAVPLSAAEVSERAARLHQRLLVLDTHLDTPANFARPGWSILDDHTAQRDFAQVDLPRMRKGGLDGGFWVVYTGQGDRTPEANRRARDHGLVRLAQIREMVAAHPDQFELALRADDARRIADAGKRVVYISMENATPLASDPSLLSAYHALGLRMLGITHMRNNEFGDSSNAPPEWNGLSPAGKALVAEANRLGIVLDASHASDQVFDQLLELSRAPFVLSHSGADALYDNPRNIDDARLRRLAENGGVIHVNAYGGYLVPLEQSEERKRELAELDARYGNDGSLTAAQITQKLRERDAIDARHPVSNATFDDYMNHVLHLVRLLGPEHVGIGADWDGGGGVAGLEDVGALPRITQALLDAGYSEEDIANIWSGNVLRVLGEAERVAKETAGAG comes from the coding sequence ATGAAGCATGTGGTGGGAACGCTGGCCGCCTGCCTGGCGCTGGCCTGCGCGGTGCCGCTGTCGGCGGCCGAGGTGAGCGAGCGCGCCGCGCGCCTGCACCAGCGGTTGCTGGTCCTGGACACGCACCTGGACACGCCGGCCAACTTCGCGCGCCCGGGCTGGAGCATCCTCGATGACCACACCGCGCAGCGCGACTTCGCCCAGGTCGACCTGCCGCGCATGCGCAAGGGCGGTCTCGATGGCGGGTTCTGGGTGGTCTACACCGGCCAGGGAGATCGCACGCCGGAGGCCAATCGCCGCGCCCGCGACCACGGCCTGGTGCGGCTGGCGCAGATCCGGGAAATGGTCGCCGCGCATCCGGACCAGTTCGAGCTGGCCCTCCGCGCCGACGATGCGCGCCGCATCGCCGACGCGGGCAAGCGCGTTGTCTACATCAGCATGGAAAACGCCACGCCGCTGGCGTCCGATCCCAGCCTGCTCAGCGCCTACCACGCGCTGGGCCTGCGCATGCTCGGCATCACCCACATGCGCAACAACGAGTTCGGCGATTCCTCCAACGCCCCGCCCGAGTGGAACGGGCTGAGCCCGGCCGGCAAGGCCCTGGTCGCCGAGGCCAACCGCCTGGGCATCGTGCTCGACGCCTCGCACGCCAGCGACCAGGTGTTCGACCAGTTGCTGGAGTTGTCGCGCGCGCCGTTCGTGCTGTCGCACAGCGGCGCCGACGCGCTCTACGACAATCCCCGCAACATCGATGACGCACGCCTGCGCCGGCTGGCGGAGAACGGTGGGGTGATCCACGTCAACGCATACGGCGGCTATCTGGTACCGCTGGAGCAGAGCGAGGAACGCAAGCGCGAGCTCGCGGAGCTCGATGCGCGCTACGGCAACGACGGTTCGCTCACCGCCGCCCAGATCACGCAGAAGCTGCGCGAGCGCGACGCGATCGATGCGCGCCATCCCGTATCGAATGCGACCTTCGACGACTACATGAACCACGTGCTGCATCTGGTCCGGCTGCTCGGCCCGGAGCACGTGGGCATCGGCGCCGACTGGGACGGCGGCGGCGGCGTGGCCGGCCTGGAGGACGTGGGCGCGCTGCCCAGGATCACCCAGGCGCTGCTCGATGCCGGCTACAGCGAGGAAGACATCGCCAACATCTGGAGCGGCAACGTGCTGCGGGTGCTGGGCGAGGCCGAGCGGGTGGCGAAGGAGACGGCCGGCGCCGGCTGA
- a CDS encoding M28 family metallopeptidase, whose protein sequence is MSRKALIGLAAGALALAGCKQADTPAPAAAPETPATAIAASTHVFSPAIDAGDFTELVKTLASDEFEGRAPGSLGEERTVEYIRAQMQRIGLQPGNGDSYFQDVPMVETTADPSTKLTLTIDGKPVELAFGTDMVVGTRTGQPLVSVKDSPVVFVGYGVDAPERGWNDYAGQDWTGKTVVMFVNDPGFHAKDEKLFDGNKMTYYGRWTYKFEEAARKGAAAALIVHDNAGASYGWDVVKNSWSGAQYDLPASDDPEPRLPVQGWLTADAARQLFAGAGLELDEAYRKANQPGFKPVPLNATLSVDLASTTVAKTSRNVVGVLPGSSRADEAVLYLAHWDHLGKHEGEGDTIYNGAVDNATGVAGILEIAEAFAAQDAKPDRSVVFLAVTLEESGLLGSKYYVAHPTFPLDKIAGVVNLDAMSVAGRSRDFVVTGKGSSELEDLLKAHADRQGRVLVQEGNTAAGYYFRSDHFNFAKAGVPALYAKGGSDLLEGGTEAGKAAGAEYAKRYHQPSDEIHDGWRYDGIVEDLQALYDVGKDLSAADAWPNWYEGNAFKAARDRMMAGKQTTSPQE, encoded by the coding sequence ATGTCCCGCAAAGCCCTGATCGGCCTCGCCGCCGGCGCCCTGGCGCTGGCCGGCTGCAAGCAGGCCGACACGCCCGCACCGGCCGCCGCGCCGGAAACGCCGGCCACCGCCATAGCCGCCAGTACCCACGTCTTCAGCCCCGCGATCGACGCGGGCGACTTCACCGAGCTGGTGAAGACCCTGGCCTCGGACGAATTCGAGGGCCGCGCCCCCGGCTCGCTGGGCGAGGAGCGCACCGTCGAGTACATCCGCGCGCAGATGCAGCGCATCGGCCTGCAGCCAGGCAACGGTGACAGCTACTTCCAGGACGTGCCGATGGTGGAGACCACCGCCGACCCGTCGACCAAGCTGACCCTGACCATCGACGGCAAGCCGGTCGAGCTGGCTTTCGGCACCGACATGGTGGTCGGCACCCGCACCGGCCAGCCGCTGGTCAGCGTCAAGGACAGCCCGGTGGTGTTCGTCGGCTACGGCGTCGACGCGCCCGAGCGCGGCTGGAACGACTACGCCGGCCAGGACTGGACCGGCAAGACCGTGGTGATGTTCGTCAACGATCCGGGCTTCCACGCCAAGGACGAGAAGCTGTTCGACGGCAACAAGATGACCTACTACGGCCGCTGGACCTACAAGTTCGAGGAGGCCGCGCGCAAGGGCGCCGCCGCCGCGTTGATCGTCCACGACAACGCCGGCGCCAGCTATGGCTGGGACGTGGTCAAGAACTCCTGGTCCGGCGCCCAGTACGACCTGCCGGCCAGCGACGACCCCGAGCCGCGCCTGCCTGTGCAGGGCTGGCTGACCGCCGACGCCGCCCGCCAGCTGTTCGCCGGCGCCGGCCTGGAGCTCGACGAGGCCTACCGCAAGGCCAACCAGCCCGGCTTCAAGCCGGTGCCGCTGAACGCGACGCTGTCGGTCGACCTGGCCAGCACCACCGTCGCCAAGACCTCGCGCAACGTGGTCGGCGTGCTGCCTGGCAGCAGCCGCGCCGACGAGGCGGTGCTGTACCTGGCCCACTGGGACCACCTGGGCAAGCACGAGGGCGAGGGCGACACGATCTACAACGGCGCAGTCGACAACGCCACCGGCGTGGCCGGCATCCTCGAGATCGCCGAGGCCTTCGCCGCACAGGACGCCAAGCCCGATCGCTCGGTGGTGTTCCTGGCGGTGACGCTGGAGGAGTCGGGCCTGCTCGGTTCCAAGTACTACGTGGCCCACCCGACCTTCCCGCTGGACAAGATCGCCGGCGTGGTCAACCTCGACGCGATGAGCGTGGCCGGCCGTTCGCGCGACTTCGTGGTCACCGGCAAGGGCAGCTCCGAGCTCGAGGACCTGCTGAAGGCGCATGCCGACCGGCAGGGCCGCGTACTGGTCCAGGAAGGCAACACCGCCGCCGGCTACTACTTCCGCAGCGACCACTTCAACTTCGCCAAGGCCGGCGTCCCGGCGCTGTACGCCAAGGGCGGCAGCGACCTGCTGGAAGGCGGCACCGAGGCCGGCAAGGCCGCCGGCGCCGAGTACGCCAAGCGCTACCACCAGCCCAGCGACGAGATCCATGACGGCTGGCGCTACGACGGCATCGTCGAGGACCTGCAGGCCCTGTACGACGTGGGCAAGGACCTGTCGGCGGCCGACGCCTGGCCGAACTGGTACGAGGGCAACGCCTTCAAGGCCGCCCGCGACCGGATGATGGCCGGCAAGCAGACCACCAGCCCGCAGGAATGA
- a CDS encoding murein hydrolase activator EnvC family protein, whose translation MLSWLPSPVASAWAGGRLGAGLALALLLGLAVHPAQAQTQRATEQELRKARTELQQIARERRRLEGQRGDAAQKLRSADEQLGRSVRALAETEEGLRREREALAALQQQRQVMQRDLAQRRERLAGLLRSAYTAGPQAPLKLLLAQDRIADAQRALGYYRYAQREQLRQVAEITQGLEALAANEAEIAARTAQLETLQAEQQQQLAALKRDRGARAAVVAELDQRYQDRQQREQALGQDVKSLERLLANLRAAAARAEAERRAAAARAKQEQAAGRAATPGKVPPRVASATPPPRVGGLGWPASGELLARYGGRLPDGRTSSGVLIGAAAGSPVTAVADGTIVFSEWMTGYGLILIIDHGNGYMSLYAHNDALLRDAGDRVRRGDAIARVGSSGGHGRPALYFELRRNGQPVDPATWLQRR comes from the coding sequence ATGCTGTCCTGGCTGCCGAGCCCCGTGGCGAGCGCGTGGGCCGGTGGCCGGCTGGGCGCGGGGCTGGCGCTGGCGCTGCTGCTGGGCCTTGCCGTTCATCCGGCCCAGGCCCAGACCCAGCGCGCCACCGAACAGGAGTTGCGCAAGGCCCGCACCGAACTGCAGCAGATCGCCCGCGAGCGCCGGCGGCTCGAGGGCCAGCGCGGTGATGCCGCGCAGAAGCTGCGCAGCGCCGACGAACAACTGGGGCGCTCGGTGCGCGCGCTGGCCGAGACCGAGGAAGGGCTGCGCCGCGAGCGCGAGGCGCTGGCCGCGCTGCAGCAGCAGCGCCAGGTGATGCAGCGCGACCTGGCGCAGCGGCGCGAGCGGCTGGCCGGCCTGCTGCGCAGCGCCTACACCGCCGGCCCGCAGGCGCCGCTGAAACTGCTGCTGGCCCAGGACCGCATCGCCGACGCCCAGCGCGCGCTGGGCTACTACCGCTACGCCCAGCGCGAGCAGCTGCGCCAGGTCGCCGAGATCACCCAGGGACTGGAGGCGCTGGCCGCCAACGAGGCCGAAATCGCGGCCCGCACCGCGCAGCTGGAAACCCTGCAGGCCGAGCAGCAGCAGCAACTGGCCGCGCTCAAGCGCGACCGCGGCGCGCGCGCGGCCGTGGTGGCCGAGCTGGACCAGCGCTACCAGGACCGGCAGCAGCGCGAACAGGCGCTGGGCCAGGACGTGAAGTCACTCGAGCGGCTGCTGGCCAACCTGCGCGCCGCCGCCGCCCGCGCCGAGGCCGAGCGCCGTGCCGCAGCCGCGCGCGCGAAGCAGGAGCAGGCCGCCGGGCGTGCGGCCACGCCGGGCAAGGTGCCGCCGCGGGTGGCATCGGCCACGCCGCCGCCCCGGGTCGGTGGACTGGGCTGGCCGGCCAGCGGCGAGCTGCTGGCGCGCTACGGCGGCCGCCTGCCCGACGGGCGGACCAGCAGCGGCGTGCTGATCGGCGCCGCCGCCGGCAGCCCGGTCACCGCGGTGGCCGACGGCACGATCGTGTTCTCCGAATGGATGACCGGCTACGGCCTGATCCTGATCATCGACCACGGCAACGGCTACATGAGCCTGTATGCGCACAACGACGCCCTGCTGCGCGATGCCGGCGACCGGGTGCGGCGCGGCGACGCGATCGCCCGGGTCGGCAGCTCCGGCGGACACGGCCGCCCGGCGCTGTACTTCGAGCTGCGCCGCAACGGCCAGCCGGTCGATCCGGCGACCTGGCTGCAGCGCCGCTGA
- a CDS encoding S41 family peptidase — protein sequence MRRSALLLLLLLPAVHGAAQQPDPATTPLAAQEEAQEEAPVPASDDPDATDGAATAASRVPLAEIRRYVAVYNAIKDAYVDPVDDRELMQSAIEGLLLDLDPHSAYLDKDESESFDEQTSGAYDGIGVELLQQHDRSLKVIAPIDDTPAARAGILAGDTIVAIDGKPIAQVEGMEPLRGAPGSQVTVTIVRDGRDKPFDVTLVRETIKVTSVRSRMLEPGYGYVRISTFQADTGADFQTHVDRLQAQAGGRLRGLVLDLRSNPGGLLTAAVQVADDLLDGGGIVSTRGRIPISDTRFDATPGDRMKGAPVVVLVDAGSASAAEVLAGALRDNDRARVVGSRTFGKGSVQTVLPLDNGDSVKLTTARYYTPSGRSIQASGIVPDTELAPDPALIGTADVPASLTGLSEAILPGHLRGDDEGAEGYKAGSPLPGDQPIAAALAELKKLVARAPAATQVR from the coding sequence ATGCGTCGTTCCGCCCTGCTCCTGCTGCTCCTGCTGCCGGCCGTGCACGGGGCTGCGCAGCAGCCGGACCCGGCCACGACACCGCTCGCGGCGCAGGAAGAGGCGCAGGAAGAGGCGCCGGTCCCGGCCAGCGACGACCCGGACGCGACCGACGGGGCCGCCACGGCCGCCTCCCGGGTGCCGCTGGCCGAGATCCGCCGCTACGTCGCCGTCTACAACGCGATCAAGGATGCCTACGTCGACCCGGTCGACGACCGCGAGCTGATGCAGTCGGCGATCGAGGGCCTGCTGCTGGACCTGGATCCGCACAGCGCCTATCTCGACAAGGACGAGAGCGAGTCCTTCGACGAACAGACCAGCGGCGCCTACGACGGCATCGGCGTGGAGCTGCTGCAGCAGCACGACCGCAGCCTGAAGGTGATCGCGCCGATCGACGACACCCCCGCCGCGCGCGCCGGCATCCTCGCCGGCGACACGATCGTCGCCATCGACGGCAAGCCGATCGCCCAGGTCGAGGGCATGGAGCCGCTGCGCGGCGCGCCGGGCAGCCAGGTCACCGTCACCATCGTCCGCGACGGACGCGACAAGCCCTTCGACGTGACCCTGGTGCGCGAGACCATCAAGGTCACCAGCGTGCGCAGCCGCATGCTCGAGCCGGGCTACGGCTACGTGCGCATCAGCACCTTCCAGGCCGACACCGGCGCCGATTTCCAGACCCATGTCGACCGCCTGCAGGCGCAGGCCGGCGGCCGCCTGCGCGGCCTGGTGCTGGACCTGCGCAGCAACCCGGGCGGGCTGCTGACTGCGGCGGTCCAGGTCGCCGACGACCTGCTCGACGGCGGCGGGATCGTCAGCACCCGCGGCCGCATCCCGATCAGCGACACCCGCTTCGACGCCACCCCGGGCGACCGCATGAAGGGCGCGCCGGTGGTGGTGCTGGTCGACGCCGGTTCGGCCAGCGCCGCCGAGGTGCTGGCCGGCGCGCTGCGCGACAACGACCGCGCCCGCGTGGTCGGCAGCCGCACCTTCGGCAAGGGCTCGGTGCAGACCGTGCTGCCGCTGGACAACGGCGATTCGGTCAAGCTGACCACCGCGCGCTACTACACGCCCAGCGGCCGCTCGATCCAGGCCAGCGGCATCGTGCCGGACACCGAACTGGCGCCGGACCCGGCACTGATAGGCACGGCCGATGTGCCGGCCAGCCTGACCGGCCTGAGCGAGGCCATCCTGCCGGGCCACCTGCGCGGCGACGACGAAGGCGCCGAAGGCTACAAGGCGGGGTCGCCGCTGCCGGGCGACCAGCCGATCGCCGCCGCGCTGGCGGAACTGAAGAAACTGGTCGCCAGGGCGCCTGCCGCCACCCAGGTACGCTGA
- a CDS encoding DUF1820 family protein produces the protein MAKPLYKVTFLNHGKVYELYARHVGGSSLWGFTEVGELVFDLHEGLVVDPTEERLRDEFGNTRMLHLPMQSIVRVEEVERKGQSAIRDAATGEKVVTPFPLPAKPPR, from the coding sequence ATGGCCAAGCCGCTGTACAAGGTGACCTTCCTCAACCACGGCAAGGTGTACGAGCTCTATGCCCGGCACGTGGGCGGCAGTTCGCTGTGGGGCTTCACCGAGGTCGGCGAACTGGTGTTCGACCTGCACGAGGGCCTGGTGGTCGACCCGACCGAGGAGCGCCTGCGCGACGAGTTCGGCAACACCCGCATGCTGCACCTGCCGATGCAGAGCATCGTGCGGGTCGAGGAAGTGGAGCGGAAGGGCCAGTCGGCGATCCGCGACGCGGCCACCGGCGAGAAGGTGGTGACCCCGTTCCCGCTGCCGGCCAAGCCGCCGCGCTGA
- a CDS encoding rhomboid family intramembrane serine protease encodes MFVSLPSRQKASLRWATPLLFAALWLAFLWSLGRPDEARHSLWLAWGALGHGLGGGDAWLAALRDGSVLRLFTALFLHADWAHLLGNLVFLLIFGLPAERTMGPWRFLLLFLLGGAVANLAAVLAIDSPDRVVIGASGAVSAVIGAYLALFPGARLGVVLPLGLFLEFVRAPAFLLIGIWAALQVVFAYIGPAFGAVAWAAHVAGFLFGVVFALVVRAGIARRLRRQRGY; translated from the coding sequence ATGTTCGTGTCCCTGCCCTCGCGCCAGAAGGCCTCGCTGCGCTGGGCCACGCCGCTGCTGTTCGCGGCGCTCTGGCTGGCCTTCCTGTGGTCGCTGGGCCGGCCGGACGAGGCCCGGCACAGCCTGTGGCTGGCCTGGGGTGCGCTGGGGCACGGGCTGGGCGGCGGCGACGCCTGGCTGGCGGCGCTGCGCGACGGCAGCGTGCTGCGCCTGTTCACTGCGCTGTTCCTGCACGCCGACTGGGCGCACCTGCTGGGCAACCTGGTGTTCCTGCTGATCTTCGGCCTGCCGGCGGAGCGGACCATGGGGCCGTGGCGATTCCTGCTGCTGTTCCTGCTGGGCGGCGCGGTGGCCAACCTGGCCGCGGTGCTGGCGATCGACAGCCCGGACCGGGTGGTGATCGGCGCCAGCGGCGCGGTGTCGGCGGTGATCGGCGCCTACTTGGCGCTGTTCCCCGGCGCACGGCTGGGCGTGGTCCTGCCGCTGGGGCTGTTCCTGGAGTTCGTGCGCGCGCCGGCGTTCCTGCTGATCGGGATCTGGGCGGCGCTGCAGGTGGTGTTCGCCTACATCGGCCCGGCCTTCGGCGCGGTGGCCTGGGCTGCGCACGTGGCCGGGTTCCTGTTCGGGGTGGTGTTCGCGCTGGTGGTCCGCGCCGGAATCGCCCGCCGGCTGCGCCGGCAGCGCGGCTACTGA
- a CDS encoding OmpP1/FadL family transporter, which translates to MHSAHSLTRVTVLALGIAGALACGQVHAAAFQLKENSVRAQGRAMAGAASAKGDASVVVNNPAMMSTFERTTVQGDVTAIDLSFEFEGSGYAAAGTPLQQPLTGGNGGEAGGVAAVPAMSFILPLEGGFEYLTLGAMVSAPFGLKTEYEDGWKGRYHALNSDVKIIDLTLAASLELSDTFSVGLGAVIEHSDVTLSNAIDFGSALCANPATQALCFMPNPITGPYGPQRNDGAVEVNGTDTSLGFIAGLSWRPTDAVSIGYAYRSEVDHRLTGTADFTVPTNVQPILAPTGQYVDTGALARLTTPAVHTLSATWQATDRFALMAETSHTGWSSLREIRIQFDNPAQADSAEDYSWGDSWFYSVGGEYALSDSFILRAGVARDDSPVSYPHRTPRMPDQDRNWYAVGLTWAASENFSLDASYARIQLVDTPEIDILSSSRSRLTGSYDGGANLFGISAQYRF; encoded by the coding sequence ATGCATTCCGCCCACTCCCTCACCCGCGTCACCGTGCTGGCCCTTGGCATCGCCGGCGCACTGGCCTGCGGCCAGGTCCACGCCGCGGCGTTCCAGCTCAAGGAAAACAGCGTCCGCGCGCAGGGCCGCGCGATGGCTGGCGCCGCCTCGGCCAAGGGCGACGCCTCGGTCGTGGTCAACAACCCGGCGATGATGTCGACCTTCGAGCGCACCACCGTGCAGGGCGATGTCACCGCGATCGACCTGTCGTTCGAATTCGAAGGCAGCGGCTACGCCGCGGCCGGTACCCCGCTGCAGCAGCCGCTGACCGGCGGCAACGGTGGCGAGGCCGGCGGTGTGGCCGCGGTCCCGGCGATGTCCTTCATCCTGCCGCTGGAAGGCGGCTTCGAGTACCTGACCCTGGGCGCCATGGTCAGCGCGCCGTTCGGCCTGAAGACCGAGTACGAGGACGGCTGGAAGGGCCGCTACCACGCGCTGAACTCGGACGTGAAGATCATCGACCTGACCCTGGCCGCCTCGCTCGAGCTGAGCGACACCTTCTCGGTCGGCCTGGGCGCGGTGATCGAGCACTCTGACGTCACCCTCTCCAACGCGATCGACTTCGGCTCGGCCCTGTGCGCCAACCCGGCCACCCAGGCGCTGTGCTTCATGCCCAACCCGATCACCGGTCCGTACGGCCCGCAGCGGAACGACGGCGCGGTCGAGGTGAACGGCACCGACACCAGCCTGGGCTTCATCGCCGGCCTGAGCTGGCGTCCGACCGACGCGGTCTCGATCGGCTACGCCTACCGCTCCGAGGTCGACCACCGGCTCACCGGCACCGCCGACTTCACCGTGCCGACCAACGTGCAGCCGATCCTGGCCCCGACCGGCCAGTACGTGGACACCGGTGCGCTGGCCCGGCTGACCACCCCGGCCGTGCACACCCTGAGCGCCACCTGGCAGGCCACCGATCGCTTCGCGCTGATGGCCGAGACCTCGCACACCGGCTGGAGCTCGCTGCGCGAGATCCGCATCCAGTTCGACAACCCGGCCCAGGCCGACTCGGCCGAGGACTACAGCTGGGGCGACAGCTGGTTCTACAGCGTCGGTGGCGAGTACGCGCTCAGCGACAGCTTCATCCTGCGCGCCGGCGTGGCCCGCGACGATTCCCCGGTCAGCTATCCGCACCGCACCCCGCGCATGCCCGACCAGGACCGCAACTGGTACGCGGTCGGCCTGACCTGGGCGGCCAGCGAGAACTTCTCGCTCGACGCCAGCTACGCGCGCATCCAGCTGGTGGACACGCCGGAGATCGACATCCTGTCCTCGAGCCGTTCGCGCCTGACCGGTTCCTACGACGGTGGCGCCAACCTGTTCGGCATCTCGGCGCAGTACCGGTTCTGA